One Tamlana carrageenivorans genomic region harbors:
- a CDS encoding ISAon1 family transposase N-terminal region protein: protein MEISKDLLSLLLPDFLVAHFSFKSSSSTEDKLRLYFEEKNIVPNSFKTRKVESKGFHKEIIIEDFPLRGKLVYLHLKRRRWRDVDTKETLQRDWNNVEKGTRMTTEFAAFLKEINR, encoded by the coding sequence GTGGAAATTTCTAAAGATTTATTATCCTTATTACTACCTGATTTTCTGGTAGCTCATTTTAGTTTTAAAAGTAGTTCTTCAACAGAAGATAAACTTCGGTTGTATTTCGAAGAGAAGAACATTGTCCCAAATAGTTTTAAAACACGTAAAGTAGAATCTAAAGGTTTTCATAAAGAAATAATTATCGAGGATTTTCCACTTAGAGGGAAACTAGTTTATCTGCATTTAAAGCGCCGCAGATGGCGTGATGTAGACACAAAAGAAACCCTGCAAAGAGACTGGAATAATGTAGAAAAAGGCACTCGTATGACCACCGAGTTTGCCGCTTTTTTAAAAGAAATTAATCGATAA
- a CDS encoding PKD domain-containing protein encodes MKKVYHVLFILGLFMGFNSCGSDDAENAIDCLFEPVNFNVNHVISPKNSKEVSFILLYTGEHNLDEEVTWNFGDGTTLKISGTRATHTYSDAGSYKVVVKPTVRNGDAFCSPSVDRNINVE; translated from the coding sequence ATGAAAAAAGTATATCATGTTTTATTTATTTTAGGTCTTTTTATGGGTTTTAACTCATGCGGATCTGATGATGCTGAAAATGCTATTGATTGCCTTTTTGAACCCGTAAATTTCAATGTAAATCATGTGATATCACCCAAAAACTCAAAGGAAGTGTCTTTTATCTTGTTGTATACTGGTGAACATAATTTAGATGAAGAGGTCACATGGAATTTTGGAGATGGTACTACTCTGAAAATTTCAGGAACTAGGGCGACGCATACTTATTCTGATGCAGGATCGTATAAGGTGGTGGTAAAACCTACTGTTAGAAACGGAGATGCCTTTTGTTCTCCAAGTGTAGATAGGAATATTAATGTAGAGTAG
- a CDS encoding DUF58 domain-containing protein codes for MMLQNELNKAEGFKNLELLAKQVVEGFIAGMHKSPFHGFSAEFAEHKIYNQGESTRHIDWKLFAKTEKLYTKRYDDETNLRCHMIIDNSSSMHYPKRQTFCIDHLNKIGFSVLAAAALMHILKKQRDAVGLSVYSDQYDYYAPEKGSERHHQMLLSALSEVAISNSEKKQTDTYKYLHEIAEKIHKRSMIFLFTDMFQASEDDSKMFEALRHLKYNKHEVVLFHVMDKKKELEFNFSNTPKRFVDVETGEYINLYADAVKESYRDTVKKYFTNLRLKCGQYKIKYVEADINADFNQILTTYLIERQKFT; via the coding sequence ATTATGCTACAAAACGAACTTAACAAAGCGGAAGGTTTTAAAAACCTCGAACTTCTTGCAAAACAAGTGGTCGAGGGCTTTATTGCGGGTATGCATAAGAGTCCGTTTCATGGCTTTTCGGCAGAATTTGCCGAACATAAAATTTACAATCAAGGCGAAAGTACCCGTCATATCGATTGGAAGTTGTTTGCAAAAACCGAAAAACTATACACGAAGCGCTACGACGATGAAACCAACTTGCGTTGCCATATGATTATAGATAATAGCAGTTCGATGCATTATCCTAAAAGGCAGACTTTCTGCATAGATCATTTGAATAAAATAGGATTTTCGGTGTTAGCAGCTGCTGCGCTGATGCACATATTAAAGAAGCAACGTGATGCTGTAGGATTGAGTGTGTATAGCGATCAGTACGATTATTACGCACCAGAAAAGGGGAGTGAGCGACACCATCAAATGTTATTAAGTGCTTTGAGTGAGGTGGCTATTTCCAATTCGGAAAAGAAACAAACGGATACCTATAAGTATTTGCATGAAATCGCAGAGAAAATCCATAAACGCTCCATGATTTTTTTGTTTACGGATATGTTTCAAGCTTCGGAAGATGATTCTAAAATGTTTGAAGCCTTACGTCATTTAAAATATAACAAGCATGAAGTGGTGTTATTTCATGTTATGGATAAAAAGAAGGAGTTGGAATTTAATTTTAGCAATACACCAAAACGGTTTGTAGATGTTGAAACGGGGGAATATATTAACTTATATGCCGATGCCGTTAAGGAAAGTTATCGGGATACCGTAAAAAAGTATTTTACTAACTTACGTTTGAAATGCGGACAGTATAAAATAAAGTATGTGGAGGCCGATATTAACGCCGATTTTAATCAGATACTAACAACGTATTTAATCGAGCGTCAAAAATTCACTTAA
- the istB gene encoding IS21-like element helper ATPase IstB, whose product MNTNHTIEKLRKMRLTAMAELHHNHLSDNRIEGLTPDQYLALLTDHQWEDLQNRKIKRLTTQAAFKQGATLTDINYLHNRSLDRNMFERLATLDFVQKKENLIITGSSGVGKSYIAQALGHQACMMNKRTLYTNTARLMKRLKLSKVDGTYLKELAKLLKVDLLILDDFGLQSFDNQDREALMDIIDERHDKKATIVASQIPVSAWYDIIGESTIADAILDRIVNSSHRINLTGESLRKGKLKEQY is encoded by the coding sequence ATGAATACAAATCACACCATCGAAAAACTCAGAAAAATGAGATTAACAGCTATGGCTGAACTCCATCACAACCACCTTAGTGATAACCGAATAGAGGGTCTTACGCCAGATCAATATCTAGCATTGCTTACCGATCACCAATGGGAAGACCTTCAGAATAGAAAGATAAAAAGGCTTACAACGCAAGCAGCCTTTAAGCAGGGAGCTACACTTACAGATATTAATTACCTGCACAACAGAAGCTTGGACAGAAATATGTTCGAGCGTTTGGCTACTCTAGATTTTGTACAAAAAAAGGAAAACTTGATTATCACAGGATCCTCTGGAGTGGGTAAAAGTTATATAGCTCAGGCATTGGGACATCAAGCTTGTATGATGAATAAAAGAACCCTATACACAAATACTGCTAGACTGATGAAACGATTAAAACTAAGTAAAGTAGATGGCACTTACCTTAAAGAACTTGCAAAACTATTAAAAGTAGATCTGCTTATCCTTGATGATTTTGGTTTACAGAGCTTCGACAATCAGGACAGAGAGGCGCTTATGGACATAATCGATGAAAGACATGATAAAAAAGCAACGATTGTAGCTTCACAAATACCTGTATCCGCTTGGTACGATATTATCGGCGAAAGCACTATCGCTGATGCGATACTAGATCGTATTGTAAATTCATCGCATAGGATAAACCTTACTGGAGAATCCTTGAGAAAAGGTAAGTTGAAAGAACAGTATTAA
- a CDS encoding Mu transposase domain-containing protein gives MVNPTRSYSPQDKALVENAVHLAYQRIYYPLREMTFFSLADLNKEIKLLLERYNNLLFQRKEASRLELFQSVEREYLKPLSSTRYEIKEYRRAKVQKIGYIYFSPDKTYYSVPYRYIGKETTLHYTKGMVEVYYNQQRIAIHQRSGSKGAYITNKDHLSSSHKQYSQWSPQYFKNKAVVHGSYVAACVERIIAALDYPETGYKRAMGVIQLHKSYGSQRLDNACKRAIQADAVSYNRITNILKNNLDQSSLFLQEETDRGSHIPKHANIRGASNYK, from the coding sequence GTGGTCAATCCAACGCGTAGTTACTCCCCTCAAGATAAAGCGCTGGTGGAAAACGCGGTGCATCTAGCTTATCAACGGATTTATTATCCCCTTCGGGAAATGACCTTTTTTTCTTTAGCAGATCTAAACAAAGAGATAAAACTTCTACTAGAGCGCTACAACAACCTATTATTCCAACGCAAAGAAGCTAGTCGTCTGGAGCTCTTCCAAAGCGTCGAACGAGAGTATCTAAAACCCTTAAGCAGTACACGCTACGAGATAAAAGAATATAGAAGAGCTAAGGTTCAGAAAATAGGCTATATCTATTTTTCACCAGATAAGACTTACTACAGCGTTCCATATCGTTACATTGGCAAGGAAACCACGCTACACTATACCAAAGGCATGGTAGAGGTGTATTATAATCAACAGCGCATAGCTATACACCAACGTAGCGGTTCCAAAGGCGCATACATAACCAACAAGGATCACCTTAGTAGTTCTCATAAACAATACAGCCAGTGGAGTCCGCAATACTTTAAGAACAAGGCAGTTGTCCATGGTAGTTATGTTGCAGCATGTGTCGAGCGGATTATTGCTGCGTTGGATTATCCTGAAACAGGGTATAAAAGAGCTATGGGCGTTATACAACTCCATAAGTCTTATGGCTCCCAAAGGTTAGATAATGCTTGCAAAAGAGCCATACAGGCTGATGCTGTAAGCTACAACAGGATAACCAACATACTGAAGAATAATCTAGATCAAAGCTCCTTATTCCTACAAGAAGAAACAGACCGAGGTTCTCATATCCCCAAGCATGCGAACATCCGTGGGGCATCCAATTATAAGTAA
- a CDS encoding LacI family DNA-binding transcriptional regulator — protein MVTLKQLAKELNVSISTVSKALNNSTEIGGETVKRVKELAELYNYKPNKVALSLKQNKTKTIGVIIPNILNHFLAKVLFGIEREATKHGYNIITCISNESLAQEKESLQLLASGSVDGFILSMAEETQIKGEVEHFKRTISQGLPVVMFDRVAHDVMCDKVIVDDFESTYNATKTLLAENRKTIGFISNINDLSVGKLRERGYNKAILEAGMEALVLKLKKKDDQQKKIKSFFKKNGQLDGIIAADSSSGIIGLNMAVNFGLKVPKDISVIGFASKSDSYHTLPRLTTIRQHAKIIGSKAAELLITRLQQTPRDENFRTKIVKTSLIKNKSTL, from the coding sequence ATGGTGACATTAAAACAATTGGCTAAAGAGCTAAATGTATCGATTTCTACAGTTTCAAAAGCCCTAAATAATAGCACCGAGATAGGTGGCGAAACCGTAAAACGTGTTAAAGAACTCGCCGAATTATATAACTATAAACCCAACAAGGTTGCTTTAAGTTTAAAACAGAATAAAACCAAAACTATTGGTGTTATAATTCCTAATATTCTGAATCATTTTTTGGCTAAAGTTCTTTTCGGAATCGAACGAGAGGCGACTAAACACGGTTATAATATCATTACTTGTATTTCTAATGAATCTTTAGCTCAGGAAAAGGAAAGCTTACAATTACTGGCCAGCGGAAGTGTTGATGGATTTATCTTGTCCATGGCCGAAGAAACGCAAATTAAAGGTGAGGTTGAGCATTTCAAAAGAACCATTAGTCAGGGGTTACCTGTGGTCATGTTTGATCGCGTTGCTCACGATGTGATGTGCGATAAAGTGATTGTAGATGATTTTGAATCCACCTATAATGCTACAAAAACCTTATTAGCCGAAAACCGGAAAACTATAGGTTTTATTAGTAACATCAACGATTTAAGTGTTGGGAAACTTCGAGAACGCGGTTATAATAAAGCGATTTTAGAAGCCGGTATGGAGGCACTGGTTTTAAAACTTAAGAAAAAAGATGATCAGCAGAAAAAGATTAAGAGTTTTTTCAAGAAAAATGGTCAGCTAGATGGTATTATTGCTGCCGATAGTTCTTCGGGAATAATTGGCTTAAATATGGCTGTGAATTTTGGTTTAAAAGTACCAAAGGATATCTCTGTAATTGGTTTTGCTAGTAAGTCCGATTCTTATCATACCTTACCCAGATTAACGACCATTCGTCAGCATGCTAAAATTATCGGATCTAAGGCAGCAGAACTTCTAATAACCAGGCTTCAACAAACGCCAAGGGATGAGAATTTTCGCACTAAAATAGTGAAAACGAGCCTCATAAAAAATAAATCTACACTTTAG
- a CDS encoding ISAon1 family transposase, which translates to MANLYGLDGKKLQRQYRDYLSEFKDWEYLERSSKWLVYPQNIGKRLSIDEIALSQGELYTVVTNKKAKGRAGSIVAIISGTKAEEVIKYLKKIPEGKRRLVEEITLDMAGSMKLIAKKSFPRAVQVIDRFHVQQLASDAVQDIRVKYRWQALELENEAIKTAKNNNYQYLAEVFSNGDTRKQLLARSRYLLFKSPDKWTSSQKERAGILFMQYPMIKEAYDLSNQLRVIYNTCTDKNIAMTKLALWYNQIENSGFKSFRVVMNTISLNYRGILNYFDNRSTNAAAESFNAKIKAFRQQLRGVRNKEFFLFRLAQIYA; encoded by the coding sequence ATAGCTAATTTGTATGGTTTAGATGGTAAAAAGCTACAGCGCCAATATCGAGATTATTTAAGTGAATTTAAAGATTGGGAATACCTTGAGCGATCCTCCAAATGGTTAGTCTACCCTCAAAATATTGGCAAACGATTATCTATAGATGAAATAGCACTTTCACAAGGAGAGTTATACACCGTAGTAACCAATAAAAAAGCCAAAGGTAGAGCAGGTTCTATTGTAGCTATTATTTCAGGAACTAAGGCCGAAGAGGTTATTAAATATCTTAAAAAGATACCTGAAGGCAAGCGGAGGTTGGTAGAAGAAATAACCTTAGATATGGCCGGTAGCATGAAACTAATTGCAAAGAAGAGCTTCCCAAGAGCCGTGCAAGTCATTGATCGCTTTCATGTACAACAACTAGCTTCTGATGCTGTACAAGACATTAGAGTAAAATACCGCTGGCAAGCTCTAGAACTAGAAAATGAGGCTATCAAGACAGCTAAAAATAATAACTACCAGTATCTAGCAGAAGTATTTAGTAACGGGGATACGCGCAAACAACTGCTAGCACGAAGTAGGTATCTTCTATTCAAAAGTCCTGACAAATGGACTAGTTCCCAAAAGGAAAGGGCAGGAATTTTATTCATGCAATACCCTATGATAAAGGAAGCTTATGACTTGTCAAACCAGCTAAGAGTAATTTATAATACTTGTACAGACAAAAATATAGCAATGACTAAATTGGCACTTTGGTACAATCAAATTGAAAATAGTGGCTTTAAAAGCTTTAGAGTTGTTATGAACACAATCTCCCTAAATTACAGGGGAATATTAAACTATTTTGACAACAGAAGTACCAATGCGGCCGCTGAATCTTTTAATGCAAAGATCAAAGCCTTTAGACAACAACTTAGAGGTGTGAGAAATAAGGAATTCTTCCTCTTTAGATTAGCACAAATTTATGCCTAG
- a CDS encoding ISAon1 family transposase N-terminal region protein, with protein MPEEFNGTKLHSKGFFSEATVQDFPIRGKNVYLHIKRRRWLNKQTNEVVHRDWNLVAQGTRMTAEFADFLKEISPY; from the coding sequence ATTCCCGAAGAATTTAATGGAACTAAACTTCATTCCAAAGGCTTCTTTTCTGAGGCTACCGTTCAAGACTTCCCTATACGAGGTAAAAATGTTTACCTTCATATAAAACGCCGCAGATGGCTGAATAAGCAAACCAATGAAGTGGTTCATAGAGATTGGAATTTAGTAGCACAGGGAACACGGATGACCGCCGAGTTTGCTGATTTTTTAAAAGAAATTAGTCCATACTAA
- a CDS encoding helix-turn-helix domain-containing protein → MANTLDPKDLKQIINLKQDGYSNRQIGATLGICRNTINSYIHLFKGSGYSFKELLKLDNHTLEKLFTSHTTINNKRYDELMLYFESINKARNHPGFTFLYHYTEYSQKVKDPYSYTQFMEHYHRKYAKIKGSMKLEHEAGKEMFVDFAGKKLQIVDKITGEILPVEVFVAMLPNSQYTYVEACMSQKREDFISCCENALHFYGGSTQGHRIRQSKISRYQI, encoded by the coding sequence ATGGCCAACACACTTGATCCAAAGGACCTAAAACAAATTATCAACTTAAAACAAGATGGTTATAGTAACCGTCAAATTGGAGCCACACTTGGCATTTGCCGCAACACTATAAATAGCTATATACACCTATTTAAAGGTAGTGGTTATAGTTTTAAGGAGTTATTAAAGCTAGACAACCACACCCTAGAAAAGCTCTTTACATCTCATACAACCATAAATAACAAACGCTATGATGAATTGATGCTTTATTTTGAAAGTATTAATAAGGCTCGGAACCACCCAGGATTTACTTTTTTGTACCACTACACAGAATATAGTCAAAAGGTTAAAGACCCTTATAGTTACACTCAATTCATGGAGCATTACCATCGTAAATATGCCAAGATCAAGGGATCTATGAAACTTGAACACGAGGCAGGGAAAGAGATGTTCGTGGACTTTGCTGGAAAAAAACTTCAGATAGTAGACAAAATCACAGGCGAGATACTTCCAGTAGAGGTCTTTGTTGCCATGCTCCCTAACAGTCAGTATACCTATGTTGAGGCTTGTATGAGCCAAAAGCGTGAAGATTTTATAAGTTGTTGCGAAAACGCCCTTCATTTCTACGGGGGGAGTACCCAAGGCCATCGTATCAGACAATCTAAAATCAGTCGTTACCAGATCTAG
- a CDS encoding IS30 family transposase — translation MQIETLLTEKKNKSYIAITINRARSTVTREVNKWVQTDRDKYSAELAHWCAKDDYLNKRNIDKISKYPRLRIYVYRGLLSQWTPEQIAGRLKEEFPNDPIMSISHESIYRYIYAKPQASLNKKLIKLLVRKKTRRRPSKKRRRTGSKILNQVSIDLRPEHINLRNEIGHWKGDLMIGKDQKSAIGTIVERKSRYTLIIKLKARNSKEIAKMFSKELNKLDPIFKKSMTYDNGIEMARHETITKKTGMKIYFAHPYSSWERGTNENTNGLIRRYLPKGTDFNKIDLNTFIEIQEKLNNRPRKIIGFKTPNEVMIKELKIVA, via the coding sequence ATACAGATTGAGACTCTTTTAACTGAAAAAAAGAATAAATCATACATCGCTATAACCATTAACAGAGCTCGATCTACGGTTACAAGAGAAGTTAATAAATGGGTGCAAACAGATAGAGATAAATACTCAGCAGAACTAGCTCATTGGTGCGCCAAAGATGATTACCTAAACAAAAGAAATATTGATAAAATATCTAAGTACCCTAGACTTCGAATTTATGTCTATAGGGGCTTATTATCACAATGGACTCCTGAACAAATTGCTGGAAGACTAAAAGAAGAATTCCCAAATGATCCTATAATGTCTATTTCTCACGAATCAATTTATAGGTACATATATGCAAAGCCTCAAGCTAGTTTAAATAAAAAACTAATTAAACTCCTCGTACGCAAAAAAACAAGACGTAGACCCTCTAAAAAAAGACGCAGAACAGGATCTAAAATATTAAACCAAGTCAGTATAGACCTAAGGCCCGAGCATATTAACCTAAGAAATGAAATCGGACACTGGAAAGGAGATTTAATGATTGGGAAGGATCAAAAATCGGCTATTGGAACTATCGTAGAACGCAAATCTAGATATACATTAATTATCAAACTAAAAGCCAGGAACTCTAAGGAAATTGCTAAAATGTTTTCTAAAGAACTTAACAAACTAGATCCCATATTCAAAAAATCTATGACCTACGATAATGGAATTGAAATGGCAAGACACGAAACAATTACCAAGAAAACAGGTATGAAAATTTACTTTGCACACCCCTATTCTTCTTGGGAAAGAGGTACCAATGAAAACACTAACGGACTCATCAGAAGGTACCTCCCAAAAGGAACAGATTTTAACAAAATTGACTTAAATACATTCATCGAAATTCAAGAAAAATTAAACAATAGACCTCGTAAAATTATTGGATTTAAAACCCCTAATGAAGTTATGATAAAAGAACTAAAAATTGTAGCTTAG
- a CDS encoding IS256 family transposase, variant Zn-binding type — translation MARFDRNTWHGHSEIARYYVKSETNALYIKGINELKSKGFEIVAIVCDGRKGLVGTFKGIPVQLCQFHQVAAIRRYITKNPKMLASIELKTHVAMLKNTDKESFEGGLNMWFIKWESFLNERTINNETGKSHFTHKRLRSAYRSLNTNMTWLFTWYDNYDLNIPNTTNMIDGHFSDLKNKLRNHNGLTKQRKIKFINEFLKAKIDVQE, via the coding sequence GTGGCACGGTTTGACCGAAATACGTGGCATGGTCACTCCGAAATAGCCAGGTATTACGTCAAATCAGAAACTAACGCTTTGTATATAAAGGGGATTAATGAGCTAAAATCTAAAGGTTTTGAGATTGTTGCTATTGTATGTGATGGTAGAAAAGGCTTGGTTGGTACGTTTAAAGGAATACCTGTCCAGCTCTGTCAATTTCATCAAGTTGCTGCAATAAGAAGATATATAACTAAGAACCCGAAAATGCTTGCTTCAATTGAATTAAAAACGCATGTAGCTATGCTCAAAAATACAGATAAAGAATCTTTCGAAGGAGGATTAAATATGTGGTTTATTAAGTGGGAAAGCTTTTTAAATGAGCGAACTATTAATAATGAAACAGGCAAGAGTCATTTTACCCATAAACGACTTAGGAGTGCGTATAGAAGTCTTAATACGAATATGACATGGTTATTTACATGGTATGATAATTACGATTTAAATATTCCTAATACAACCAATATGATTGATGGGCATTTTTCTGATTTAAAAAACAAACTCAGAAATCATAACGGATTAACCAAACAAAGAAAAATCAAATTTATTAATGAGTTTTTAAAAGCAAAAATAGACGTACAAGAATAG
- a CDS encoding ISAon1 family transposase — protein sequence MGFFYGVNGKKLQRQYKDHLSDFKSWDQKAHAKDWLLYPENLGSYLSLDETAFCNGELYTILTNKDAKGKKGSIVAIVKGTKAETVIKILHEIPLKQRNKVKEVTLDMAGNMGLIVKKSFPNACLVIDRFHVQKLALDALQEIRIKHRWEAIDFENDAIEDARSKSLKYTPEILPNGDTLKQLLARGRYLLYKPSNKWTENQAKRSVILFKHYPDIEKAYKLCQNLSWIFNNTQDKTSALTRLAKWDEKVRQAAFKSFNTISRTMSVHYQNILNYFDNRSTNASAEAFNAKIKAFRAQFRGVRNVKFFLYRLTTIFA from the coding sequence ATTGGATTTTTCTACGGTGTTAACGGCAAGAAACTGCAACGCCAGTACAAAGATCACTTAAGTGATTTTAAATCTTGGGATCAAAAAGCCCATGCAAAAGATTGGCTATTGTACCCTGAGAATCTAGGAAGCTACCTATCGCTTGACGAAACCGCTTTTTGCAATGGCGAACTCTACACCATCTTAACCAATAAAGATGCCAAAGGAAAGAAAGGCTCTATAGTAGCTATAGTTAAAGGAACTAAAGCTGAAACAGTGATAAAAATACTTCATGAAATTCCTTTAAAACAAAGAAATAAAGTTAAAGAAGTGACTCTGGATATGGCAGGAAACATGGGACTCATTGTTAAAAAATCATTCCCCAATGCCTGCTTAGTTATAGACCGTTTTCATGTGCAGAAATTAGCATTGGACGCTTTGCAAGAAATAAGAATAAAACACAGGTGGGAAGCCATCGATTTTGAAAATGATGCCATAGAAGACGCTAGAAGTAAATCTTTAAAATACACACCTGAAATACTTCCAAACGGAGATACATTAAAACAACTACTGGCAAGAGGAAGATATTTACTCTATAAGCCAAGCAATAAGTGGACTGAAAACCAAGCTAAAAGATCAGTGATACTATTTAAACACTATCCTGATATAGAAAAAGCATACAAACTATGCCAGAACTTATCTTGGATTTTTAACAATACTCAGGATAAAACTTCCGCATTAACACGATTAGCTAAATGGGATGAAAAAGTTAGACAAGCAGCCTTTAAAAGCTTTAATACTATATCCAGAACCATGTCTGTTCACTATCAAAACATTCTAAACTATTTTGATAATAGAAGTACCAACGCTTCAGCAGAAGCTTTCAATGCTAAAATTAAGGCTTTTAGAGCACAGTTCAGAGGCGTGAGAAACGTAAAATTCTTCCTCTATAGATTAACTACTATTTTTGCTTAA
- a CDS encoding BamA/TamA family outer membrane protein has product MKRHIFLSLLICSISIIAQHDSTIHRKKTDSTKHESKFDQFNKKAEAFFKKFPVPIYSHLPEAGNIYGLTKFNILQLSQKDTISKPSKLSELFTLSSRGQINASISTELIFKENNRVVEAYINYKKQPDYIFGIGNNVKREDVEEIQLESIKFFSTYMFRFNKYFYVGVPINFSSYFNIETEPDSFLIRDKVTGLDGGIALGTGLAFSYDSRDNRYNPQQGTYVMTYILTNPKFLGSTYQFSKYEIDARKYFNPWLNHIIAIQATTSNTPGNTPFYGSRAKVGGF; this is encoded by the coding sequence ATGAAAAGGCATATTTTTCTATCACTGCTCATTTGTTCGATCTCTATTATCGCACAGCATGACTCCACAATTCATAGAAAGAAAACGGATAGCACTAAACACGAGTCAAAGTTTGACCAATTCAATAAAAAAGCTGAAGCCTTTTTTAAGAAATTCCCTGTACCTATTTATTCTCATCTTCCAGAAGCTGGTAATATTTATGGATTAACCAAATTTAACATTTTACAACTATCCCAAAAGGATACGATTTCGAAACCTTCCAAACTATCAGAATTGTTCACCTTATCCTCTAGGGGTCAAATTAACGCTTCCATTTCCACAGAACTTATCTTTAAAGAAAACAATCGTGTTGTAGAGGCCTACATAAATTATAAAAAACAGCCCGATTATATTTTTGGAATTGGTAATAACGTTAAAAGAGAGGATGTAGAAGAAATCCAACTGGAAAGCATCAAGTTTTTTTCTACCTACATGTTTCGTTTCAACAAATACTTCTACGTTGGGGTACCTATTAATTTTTCTAGTTATTTTAATATTGAAACCGAACCAGATAGTTTTTTAATCCGAGACAAAGTTACAGGCTTAGACGGAGGTATTGCCTTAGGTACAGGATTAGCTTTTTCTTATGATAGCCGCGACAACAGGTACAACCCGCAACAAGGGACCTATGTAATGACTTACATTTTAACCAACCCAAAATTTTTAGGAAGTACCTACCAATTTTCTAAATATGAAATTGATGCCAGAAAATATTTTAATCCGTGGCTAAACCACATCATAGCCATTCAAGCCACTACGAGCAACACCCCTGGCAACACGCCTTTTTACGGATCAAGAGCAAAAGTTGGGGGATTTTAG